In Scatophagus argus isolate fScaArg1 chromosome 3, fScaArg1.pri, whole genome shotgun sequence, the genomic stretch aacaaattacaaaGCGAATCAATCACCAATCTTAAACGGGGCGCCTGCGATAGACTGGACTCATATGATCAAAACCTataaaaactgcacaaagaCAGTTTGGGATTCTGCATGAATCAATCTGGACGAAGACGTCTGCATGATGCGTTCACTTAGCTACCGTTCATCACATCCAATGCTAGAACTAACAATCTTGGTATTTTGCTCACCCACCCAAACAGACAAGTGGTATTCTAAATTAAATATGACCATAGTCGTATTCTAAGTAATACTACAGTACAGCAACTAATTGGTAATCACCAAACACTGAACTAAATCAGCCTAAAACTGAAGAAGTTAGATATAACATTGTACAtcaacattttatcatttatacGAATTGATTTTTCAGAATTGtcatattttgtacatttacgTTTATGTTATTAGCATTTTTAAGTTTGGGCctttaagtattttaatttttacccACGTGAAGTTTCTGTCCCACAACGCTTAAATGCAGCAGCTGCATTCAAGTTGAACACAAACAGCGACAGTCTCATCCAATTCTAATGTGGAGGAGTATTCAGTATCAGTGTGTCTTTTATTACTTAACGGCAAATATAACGCCTTAAGCAATTAAATGAGCTTTATCGGGTTCCgcatttaaattgttttatcCTGCCGGGTAACGCTAGTCGTCTTGGAACTTGAAAGTAAAGTAGCGCAACCTAAGCAAACGTTAATAAAACGTCATTCATTTCCCTTCCTGTTTCAGCGGATAAACTTGAGAGGCATAGCCGAAGTGTTTTACCGTATCTCACATAactgtcagacaaaaacaaacaagcaaaaacaaaaacagttgaGTATTTATTCCGACTGAACAGCGCGTGTGGACGACGCCAGTGACCGGCTGATTTACCAAGGTGGACGTGACGCCAAATTTAAAGTAGCAGGCAGTCCAGGCAGGGGGGGATTGTCCTCTTTTGAGcgctaagctaacaggctaacacGCGGCCAAGTAAAGGTTTGCGATTTTTTTGATTCGGCCTTCAGCCAGTCAGAGCAAATCGTGAAATTGAGCTTCCTACGGGCCCACTTGCGCGCTACCCACCGTCCAATGCCCTCTGCGTGGATGGGAAACTGTTAGCCAGTAGAGAGGTAACCATCCAGCAGTTCTGTTAAACATGGAGGATGAAGAGGTTGCCGAGAGCTGGGAAGAGGCAGCGGACAGCGGGGTGAGAAACACCACCGTTAGACAAATATTCTGTTTAACGAGGCTGTAACTCGATTTCAGCttgacagtcagtcagccaCCTGGCAAGGGTCCATGATAGGCTGGATGTGTGTGGTATTTGAATAcgtaaacatgtttttattttagcttgttTTCTCATGACAGAAAGCAGTCTGGCTCCCAGGTTGAGACTCGGAGGCCTAATTGTCCCATAACGACTCAGGACAGAGCCTGgcttcatgtcattttatttccttgaCACATTGATTTTATGATGTGTGGAAAACCCGAGTgacatacacaaagaaaacttGCAGTTTTACAAAGTCGACTTTTTCCTATAATTCCCTTATTGTTTAGACCCGCCCATTGCGGAAATAACAGACGTCTCACTGTGGATCATTGCAATACTATGATATGGTCAAGATTTTGGAAATTCAGAGTATAATCACTTTCGTTGATAGCTTAGAGCAGTCTGATTTGAGTATGGCAATCTGTGTAAAAATATCTCTTAATTGTGGAGATGTTTTCGTCATCATTTCCCAAATTTTATGTTCTTCACGATctcaaaaactgcaaaaaatatgtCTGTGACACTTAAACTGTATGATATTGTTAGAATAgatattaatgtaatttaatggtTGAGTTGCTGACCATGAGCAACTTAAAGTCTTAACAGCTGAAAATGTTCAGATGTTAGATGCTGAAGCATGCAGCTTACCTAATTCTTGACTTAATATTGGCTGGATAAGTATGAATTTCATCTTCAGTCTGAAAAATATACACGAGTAAGtaataaattgcattttttttttgattgctgTAACTCTGACTTCCATCCTGTTAACCtaggaaataaataaactaatatTGCATACAGCATATTGTAAAATCCATAAtctctacacacacagaaacacactcacagtcacagaaaatTTGCAGTGCAGAAGACCTCTCCCTGCactctcattttttattttaaatcagtgttACTTTTGgattcagttttgtgtgttacttttcagtttttaattacaTAAATACCATATTGTCAACAAAAAGCCAAAGTTAATGCAGTTGCTCgggaaaaacaaatcattttctggACGGATGTTATTTGATCTTGTGAGGCTCAATGCAGAGTTCAGTATCTACATTGTCAGTTGCTGGTCACTTAGTGATCAGAAATTGAATGCATCCTTTACCATGTTGAGGGATCATTCATTtgagattatttatttatgtaacaGTATCTCTTAGATTCCAGCAACCAGTCAACAACGACAACAAATGTTTGCCATACAGGTCAATGTAGACATGTCTTCAGAAAGTGAACTTTTTGGATGGAAATACTGTAATACagcaatacaaacaaaataaatcattaataaaTATGACTTTCTCCTCAGGAAATCGAGAGAAGGCTTGAGGCTAAGCTGAAAATAAACCAGGAGGCAAAGTAAGCAAAGAGAAACTTATCAAAATGCATGGCAAAAGtgcgtttttttcccccagctgATTTATTCATCAGCTTTCATTTTACCCCGTACAGGAAATCCAACTTGGGTTCGAGTGGATCACCTGTTCGAACTGCTATTGTAATCCAGGATGAATCTCTGCCTGCAGCGCCCCCGCCACAAATTAGAATTTTGAAACGTCCTTCAAACAATGGTACCGCAGGAAACCCCGCAGCCTCATCTCGTCCCTCTCAGCAGATGAAATCTTTGGCCCAGCGGGAGGCAGAGTACGCCGAAGCTCGAAGAAGGATTCTGGGTAGTGCTTCTTCAGATGATACACCTCAGGACAATCCATGCCAGGACAGGTAAGGcatcacaacaaagaaaaacaacaatgattTTACACAGTAACAGCAACTGATAGTAAACTACCTGGAAGTGAAAACACTGTTATGTAATGTACCATCATTTTTCCATATATCATTAGGCCAGCTCGTTTGAGCTCGCAGCAACCATCAGAAACAGTTCGTCCAAACAATCATGTGATCCGCCAGCCCACCGGCCCAGATGGCACCTCAGGCTTCCGACTCTGCAGATAAACAGGAGCTACCTGCTGCAGTGAATCGGCCGTCTTCCTGAGAGGGCATGAAGGGTTGTGTTTACGGGGGATATGTTTGGTAAGAGGAGCAAAGTGGTGACAGACATTAAATATAAGAAGATGAGGCATGGATCGAAATGAACTTctccgccctctctctctctactcgACTTACTGGCTTGGTCTTTGCCTTTCACCTTGTTTTATTCCCTCTGTGGAACGTTGCAAGGGGCTGGCAGAGATCAGCCAAAGAGCTGAACCCCCTTCTGTTCCACACTGTGAACAGGCTTTTGCCTCACATCCCTACACACTGTGATACTCTGATGTACCATGAGGTGCCCTATGATTTTAAGTATGATTGGCCGGCCAAGCGCCAGGGCatcatgtgtctgtctcttcagGGAGAATAAGGAGAGTTTGTGAATGTGTCGTAATCCCCCCGGACCCGTGAAAGCGAACAGGCTGGCCTTTCCGCTGCCAGAGCGTGGATCATGGCTGGGTGTCCACCGGGAAACTGGCCTCAGTGGAAAATAAGTGCTTGACAGTGCTCAGAGATTACTGTGTGTTCATTGGCTGGACTTCAGGGCTTGGTGATAGTCAAACTGATCCAACTATTGGAGTAGAAGTGCACAAAAGTGTGTTTCAATGCTGTAGTTGGAAAGCAATGGCAGAGGCCCAAACTAGCATTTTCCACAGTCCACAGGCCTCTGTTTTGGCACTGGTGACTATGAAAGAAATGCCCGGTGGGCACACAGCCTGTGGCCAAAGATTATAAATCGAAAGGACAGAATGTCACAAAGTCCAGGCTTATTTGAgcaataataatgaattaactCCCTGGATTGTTTGTCAAACATATTGTCTGATtacctgtgctgtgttttattttgatttttttttttttacattgtttcttcctgttttgttttattcttttctgaGACATTATGTGAAGGTCAGGAGTTCAGTAGTGTATCAAAAATTAGATGATGTAGCATATAGGAAACTGTATTGGTTATTAAATTTTAAGAAATTGCAGACAGTCAGACCTATTCATAACCTGAAACTCCAAAGTTATCGTGCATAGATGTCCCCGTCCGTGTTGCCTTGTTGTTGCTAATCAGAATAGCTAAATTGAAACTTCATTTACAGCCAGCTGCACCACGTCTGTCTAGGAAAGAAGACCAGCTGCAGTATATTGACAGGCTGTGTTATTAAAATGATGGTTTTCAATCTCTTGGGACTTACAATTTGATGCCCAGTGTGGTGGAAGATACAGCTGCATGACAACTGCTTTATGTTGGGGGGAAAAATGTCA encodes the following:
- the LOC124056387 gene encoding SUZ domain-containing protein 1-like, translated to MEDEEVAESWEEAADSGEIERRLEAKLKINQEAKKSNLGSSGSPVRTAIVIQDESLPAAPPPQIRILKRPSNNGTAGNPAASSRPSQQMKSLAQREAEYAEARRRILGSASSDDTPQDNPCQDRPARLSSQQPSETVRPNNHVIRQPTGPDGTSGFRLCR